The Nocardioides humi genome includes a region encoding these proteins:
- the fliD gene encoding flagellar filament capping protein FliD, protein MAGTSSIGGLASGLDTATIVNQLMTLEAVSQTKLKSQVTTEQGKVTALQKLNTALQSLATAAKAMAVPATSTWSSLTATSSNTGVSIAATSAATPGAFTVTVGQTALTHQLAYADAHSRSDVVTGATSSVVLKRAGEPDLQIDTANGTLEELAAAINGADAGVRATLVRTGSAGGTDQYRLLVESSATGAAQAFELTDSSGAALLGDATVRAGRDASIDIGGITATSASNTFADVVPGVTITLGAAATGSADVTVARDAEAQSAAVKGFVDQLNAVLTQISTLTANGAEAKGTLAGDSTLRRVAGALQDAVFPPEGTSMARFGIQVDRYGKVTFDAEVFASSYAADPVATAAAFTGADGFAARVQKVADAASDKYDGTVTNAITSHTSTITRLNASIAAWDDRLELRRATLERQYTALETALSQLNSQSSWLTSQLEALANSTSS, encoded by the coding sequence ATGGCCGGCACCAGCAGCATCGGCGGGCTCGCCAGCGGTCTCGACACCGCGACCATCGTCAACCAGCTGATGACGCTCGAGGCCGTGTCGCAGACCAAGCTGAAGTCGCAGGTCACGACCGAGCAGGGCAAGGTGACCGCGCTGCAGAAGCTGAACACCGCGCTGCAGTCGCTCGCCACCGCCGCCAAGGCCATGGCCGTCCCCGCGACGAGCACCTGGTCCAGCCTCACGGCGACCTCGAGCAACACCGGGGTGAGCATCGCGGCCACGTCGGCCGCGACCCCCGGCGCGTTCACGGTGACCGTCGGGCAGACGGCGCTCACCCACCAGCTCGCGTACGCCGACGCCCACAGCCGCTCCGACGTGGTCACCGGCGCGACGAGCAGCGTCGTACTCAAGCGGGCGGGCGAGCCGGACCTCCAGATCGACACCGCGAACGGCACCCTCGAGGAGCTCGCGGCCGCCATCAACGGCGCCGACGCCGGCGTCCGCGCGACGCTGGTGCGGACCGGCAGCGCCGGCGGGACCGACCAGTACCGCCTGCTCGTCGAGTCCTCGGCCACCGGCGCCGCGCAGGCCTTCGAGCTCACCGACAGCAGCGGCGCCGCCCTCCTCGGCGACGCCACCGTGCGCGCCGGACGCGACGCGAGCATCGACATCGGCGGGATCACCGCCACCTCGGCCAGCAACACCTTCGCCGACGTCGTACCCGGCGTGACGATCACCCTCGGGGCGGCGGCGACCGGGAGCGCCGACGTGACCGTCGCCCGCGACGCCGAGGCCCAGAGCGCCGCGGTCAAGGGCTTCGTGGACCAGCTCAACGCGGTCCTCACCCAGATCTCGACGCTGACCGCCAACGGCGCCGAGGCCAAGGGCACGCTCGCCGGCGACAGCACGCTGCGCCGGGTGGCCGGCGCCCTTCAGGACGCGGTCTTCCCGCCCGAGGGCACGTCGATGGCGAGGTTCGGCATCCAGGTGGACCGCTACGGCAAGGTCACCTTCGACGCCGAGGTGTTCGCGTCGTCGTACGCCGCCGACCCGGTCGCCACCGCCGCCGCCTTCACCGGCGCCGACGGCTTCGCCGCGCGGGTGCAGAAGGTCGCCGACGCCGCGAGCGACAAGTACGACGGCACGGTGACGAACGCGATCACCAGCCACACCTCGACCATCACCCGCCTGAACGCGAGCATCGCGGCCTGGGACGACCGTCTCGAGCTGCGGCGGGCGACCCTGGAACGCCAGTACACCGCCCTCGAGACCGCCCTCTCCCAGCTGAACAGCCAGTCCTCCTGGCTCACCAGCCAGCTGGAGGCGCTCGCCAACTCGACCAGCAGCTGA
- the fliS gene encoding flagellar export chaperone FliS has translation MYATTSMRSAQSAYRDNAVATASPARLLVMLVERLVLDVQRGLAAQEAGQWSEAHEHLLHAQDIVIELESSLDIDRMPAGRQLAALYEYLRGRLVLANVRRRTSLTEEALDLSRQLCDTWREAAMTAVAP, from the coding sequence ATGTACGCCACCACCTCGATGCGCAGCGCGCAGTCCGCCTACCGCGACAACGCCGTGGCGACGGCGTCCCCCGCCCGTCTCCTCGTGATGCTGGTCGAGCGCCTCGTGCTCGACGTCCAACGCGGCCTGGCCGCCCAGGAGGCCGGGCAGTGGTCCGAGGCGCACGAGCACCTGCTGCACGCGCAGGACATCGTGATCGAGCTGGAGTCGAGCCTCGACATCGACCGGATGCCGGCCGGGCGGCAGCTCGCGGCCCTCTACGAGTACCTCCGCGGCCGACTGGTCCTCGCGAACGTCCGCCGCCGGACCAGCCTGACCGAGGAGGCGCTCGACCTCTCCCGGCAGCTCTGCGACACCTGGCGCGAGGCGGCGATGACGGCGGTCGCGCCGTGA
- a CDS encoding HNH endonuclease signature motif containing protein, producing MEVGDPDTHGNTNGIVHLSGVLDAADGHDLDVAITRRAHLLGDLGNDAPLDVRRSVALGELARADLMLDLDGPGPGSPGSLGSPGRKAVVNVHITDTTLVGHNPVGRWDEGRCPISSEQIKEWLGSASTVIVRPVIDLADHVPIDSYEIPERHRVQVQLRDHRCRFPHCTRPATRCDLDHARPYGEGWPTCPCNEVPLCRRHHRAKTHSAWSYDIVMPGSYEWTSPSGFRFRVDHHGTHPPDD from the coding sequence GTGGAGGTCGGGGACCCCGACACCCACGGCAACACGAACGGGATCGTGCACCTCTCCGGGGTCCTCGACGCTGCTGACGGACACGACCTCGATGTTGCGATCACCCGCCGCGCCCACCTGCTCGGGGACCTCGGCAACGACGCTCCGCTCGATGTGCGCCGCTCGGTCGCGCTCGGCGAGTTGGCCCGGGCCGACCTGATGCTCGATCTCGACGGACCCGGCCCCGGCTCACCAGGGTCCTTGGGTTCCCCGGGCCGCAAAGCCGTCGTGAACGTGCACATCACCGACACCACCCTGGTCGGTCACAACCCCGTGGGCCGCTGGGACGAGGGACGGTGCCCGATCTCGAGCGAGCAGATCAAGGAATGGCTCGGCTCGGCCAGCACCGTGATCGTGCGACCGGTGATCGACCTGGCCGACCACGTGCCGATCGACTCCTACGAGATCCCCGAGCGCCACCGCGTCCAGGTCCAGCTCCGTGACCACAGGTGCCGCTTCCCCCACTGCACGAGACCGGCCACCCGCTGCGACCTCGACCATGCCAGGCCCTATGGCGAGGGTTGGCCGACCTGTCCGTGCAACGAGGTGCCGCTCTGTCGTAGGCACCATCGCGCCAAGACCCACTCCGCGTGGTCCTACGACATCGTGATGCCCGGCTCCTATGAGTGGACCAGCCCGAGCGGCTTCCGATTCCGGGTCGACCACCACGGCACCCACCCACCGGACGACTGA
- the glmM gene encoding phosphoglucosamine mutase, with the protein MPRIFGTDGVRGLANDKLTAGLAVDLGSAAARVLVEHGGYSRPRPLAVVGRDTRISGQFLEHAVVAGLASAGVDVLRLRVLPTPGVAYFTDALGADVGVVISASHNPMPDNGIKFLARGGVKLDDALEREIEALLGQDWERPTGAAVGRVTPYGPTVKEYVDHLVRTLDAPAGRPLAGLRLVLDCAHGAASEVGPRALADAGADVITIGASPDGLNINDGCGSTHLGPLQKAVLDHGADAGFAVDGDADRCLAVDHTGQIVDGDQIMAVLALALREAGGLVDDTLVATVMSNLGLLQAMDSAGVKVVQTAVGDRYVLDEMRRGGYSLGGEQSGHVILREHATTGDGILTALHVARRMATTGRSLRDLAGVMTRLPQVLVNVGGVDRTRTDDPALLEAVAGAEAELGTTGRVLLRPSGTEPLVRVMVEAPTAEQAEAVAQRLAGVVRERLAL; encoded by the coding sequence GTGCCGCGCATCTTCGGGACCGACGGGGTCCGTGGGCTGGCCAACGACAAGCTGACCGCCGGGCTGGCGGTCGATCTCGGCAGCGCCGCGGCCCGCGTGCTCGTCGAGCACGGCGGGTACAGCCGGCCGCGCCCGCTGGCCGTCGTCGGCCGTGACACCCGGATCTCCGGGCAGTTCCTCGAGCACGCCGTCGTCGCCGGCCTCGCCTCGGCGGGGGTCGACGTACTGCGCCTGCGGGTGCTGCCGACGCCGGGCGTCGCCTACTTCACCGACGCCCTCGGCGCCGACGTCGGCGTCGTCATCAGCGCCTCCCACAACCCGATGCCCGACAACGGCATCAAGTTCCTCGCCCGCGGCGGAGTCAAGCTCGACGACGCCCTCGAGCGGGAGATCGAGGCGCTCCTCGGCCAGGACTGGGAGCGCCCGACGGGCGCCGCGGTCGGCCGGGTCACGCCGTACGGTCCCACCGTCAAGGAGTACGTCGACCACCTGGTCCGCACCCTCGACGCCCCCGCCGGCCGACCGCTGGCCGGGCTGCGGCTCGTCCTCGACTGCGCCCACGGCGCGGCGAGCGAGGTCGGCCCCCGGGCGCTCGCCGACGCCGGCGCCGACGTCATCACCATCGGCGCCTCGCCCGACGGCCTCAACATCAACGACGGCTGCGGCTCCACCCACCTCGGGCCCCTGCAGAAGGCGGTGCTGGACCACGGCGCCGACGCCGGCTTCGCCGTCGACGGCGACGCCGACCGCTGCCTGGCCGTCGACCACACCGGCCAGATCGTCGACGGCGACCAGATCATGGCGGTCCTCGCGCTCGCGCTCCGCGAGGCCGGCGGGCTCGTCGACGACACCCTCGTCGCGACCGTGATGAGCAACCTCGGCCTGCTCCAGGCCATGGACTCCGCCGGCGTCAAGGTCGTGCAGACCGCCGTGGGCGACCGGTACGTCCTCGACGAGATGCGCCGCGGCGGGTACAGCCTCGGCGGCGAGCAGTCCGGCCACGTGATCCTGCGCGAGCACGCGACCACCGGCGACGGCATCCTCACCGCCCTCCACGTCGCCCGCCGGATGGCCACCACCGGCCGCTCCCTGCGCGATCTCGCCGGCGTGATGACCCGCCTCCCGCAGGTGCTCGTCAACGTCGGCGGCGTCGACCGCACCCGCACCGACGACCCGGCCCTGCTCGAGGCGGTCGCCGGGGCCGAGGCCGAGCTGGGTACGACGGGCCGCGTGCTGCTGCGTCCCTCCGGCACCGAGCCGCTGGTCCGCGTCATGGTCGAGGCCCCGACCGCCGAGCAGGCCGAGGCCGTCGCGCAGCGGCTCGCGGGCGTCGTACGGGAGCGGCTGGCGCTCTGA
- the rpsI gene encoding 30S ribosomal protein S9, with amino-acid sequence MTENTNEVEETFETDDQGVAYTSETSPSAAVDNRPVTIAPGAATGRRKEAVARVRIVPGTGNWTINGRTIDDYFPNKLHQQVVNEPFAALGLEGRFDVIARIHGGGITGQAGALRLGVARSLNGVDVDAYRPTLKKAGLLTRDARATERKKAGLKKARKAPQYSKR; translated from the coding sequence GTGACTGAGAACACCAACGAGGTCGAGGAGACCTTCGAGACCGACGACCAGGGTGTCGCCTACACCAGCGAGACCTCCCCGTCGGCTGCCGTCGACAACCGCCCCGTGACCATCGCCCCCGGCGCCGCCACCGGCCGCCGCAAGGAGGCCGTGGCCCGGGTGCGGATCGTCCCCGGCACCGGCAACTGGACCATCAACGGCCGGACCATCGACGACTACTTCCCCAACAAGCTGCACCAGCAGGTCGTCAACGAGCCGTTCGCGGCGCTCGGCCTCGAGGGCCGCTTCGACGTCATCGCCCGCATCCACGGCGGCGGCATCACCGGTCAGGCCGGTGCGCTGCGCCTCGGTGTGGCCCGCTCCCTCAACGGGGTGGACGTCGACGCCTACCGCCCGACGCTGAAGAAGGCCGGTCTGCTGACCCGCGACGCCCGGGCGACCGAGCGCAAGAAGGCCGGTCTCAAGAAGGCCCGTAAGGCCCCGCAGTACTCCAAGCGCTGA
- the rplM gene encoding 50S ribosomal protein L13, protein MRTYAPKPGDVERAWLVIDATDVVLGRLAVTAANLLRGKHKPIFAPNADTGDYVIIVNADKVALSGNKRADKLVYRHSGYPGGLTATPIGDVLDKDARKAVEKAVWGMLPKNRLGRQMIKKLKVYSGPAHPHQAQKAVPYEITQISQ, encoded by the coding sequence ATGCGCACCTACGCTCCGAAGCCCGGCGACGTCGAGCGCGCCTGGCTCGTGATCGACGCGACCGACGTCGTCCTCGGTCGGCTGGCTGTCACCGCCGCGAACCTGCTGCGCGGCAAGCACAAGCCGATCTTCGCGCCGAACGCCGACACCGGCGACTACGTCATCATCGTCAACGCCGACAAGGTCGCCCTGTCCGGCAACAAGCGTGCCGACAAGCTGGTCTACCGCCACTCCGGCTACCCCGGCGGCCTGACCGCGACCCCCATCGGCGACGTCCTCGACAAGGACGCCCGCAAGGCCGTCGAGAAGGCTGTCTGGGGCATGCTGCCGAAGAACCGCCTCGGCCGGCAGATGATCAAGAAGCTGAAGGTCTACAGCGGCCCGGCTCACCCCCACCAGGCCCAGAAGGCCGTCCCCTACGAGATCACCCAGATCTCCCAGTGA
- a CDS encoding bile acid:sodium symporter family protein → MDSGLVSVGLPAALAIIMFGLGLALTVDDFRRVGRTPLPVGVALAAQLVVLPLVCFGLVLALDLEPILAVGMMLLAASPGGTTANLFSHLFRGDVALNITLTAVNSLIAVVSLPLVVNLAVGWFDPPGADDIGLQLAKTAQVFAIVLVPVALGMLVRHARPAFAQRADRPVRIASAVVLALVIAGALIGERESLADYLADIGVATALFCALSLTIGYLLPRLFGVAEKQALASAFEVGIHNSTLAIAVALSVLDNDTLAVPAAVYGVLMFPLALLAGWLLTRSRTGRVADPAR, encoded by the coding sequence GTGGACTCAGGACTGGTGTCGGTCGGGCTTCCGGCCGCCCTGGCGATCATCATGTTCGGCCTCGGGCTGGCGCTGACGGTCGACGACTTCCGCCGCGTCGGGCGCACGCCGCTGCCGGTCGGCGTCGCGCTGGCCGCGCAGCTCGTCGTCCTGCCGCTGGTGTGCTTCGGCCTGGTCCTCGCGCTCGACCTCGAGCCGATCCTCGCCGTCGGCATGATGCTGCTGGCGGCCTCGCCCGGCGGTACGACGGCCAACCTGTTCAGCCACCTGTTCCGCGGCGACGTGGCCCTCAACATCACGCTGACGGCGGTCAACTCACTGATCGCCGTCGTCAGCCTGCCCCTCGTCGTCAACCTCGCGGTCGGCTGGTTCGACCCGCCCGGGGCCGACGACATCGGGCTGCAGCTCGCCAAGACGGCCCAGGTGTTCGCGATCGTGCTGGTGCCGGTCGCGCTGGGGATGCTGGTCCGGCACGCCCGGCCGGCGTTCGCGCAGCGCGCGGACAGGCCGGTGCGGATCGCGTCGGCCGTCGTCCTCGCCCTGGTGATCGCCGGGGCGCTGATCGGCGAGCGGGAGAGCCTCGCCGACTACCTCGCCGACATCGGCGTCGCCACCGCGCTGTTCTGCGCCCTCAGCCTGACCATCGGCTACCTGCTCCCCCGCCTCTTCGGCGTCGCCGAGAAGCAGGCGCTCGCCTCCGCGTTCGAGGTCGGCATCCACAACAGCACGCTGGCGATCGCGGTCGCCCTCAGCGTGCTCGACAACGACACCCTGGCGGTGCCGGCGGCGGTGTACGGCGTACTGATGTTCCCGCTCGCGCTGCTGGCCGGATGGCTGCTCACCCGCTCCCGGACCGGCCGGGTCGCCGACCCCGCTCGGTGA
- a CDS encoding citrate synthase has translation MTDSLTVRDNRTGAEYEIPITDGTIKAADLGQIKLNDDEPGLATYDPGFVNTASCRSAITYIDGDKGILEYRGYPIEQLAEKSNFLEVAYLLIHGDLPTKEQYEQWVHEITFHTFVHENVKTFMQGFRYDAHPMGMLMASVGALSTFYPESSRIDDPDNRHIQIVRMIAKMPTLGAWSFRHAQGKPYVYPDNELSYAENFLSMLFKMSETKYAADPRIAKALDVLFILHADHEQNCSTNAVRSVGSSQVDPYSAVSAGIGALFGPLHGGANEAVLRMLRRIGTKDNIPAFIEGVKNGEERLMGFGHRVYKNYDPRAKIIKKACDDVFEVTGVNPLLEVAQELEKIALEDEYFVKRKLYPNVDFYSGLIYEALEFPPEMFTVLFAIGRTPGWLAQWLELVQDKEQKIARPKQIYTGARTLDFVPAEQRWA, from the coding sequence GTGACTGACTCTCTCACCGTACGCGACAACCGCACCGGCGCGGAGTACGAGATCCCGATCACCGACGGCACCATCAAGGCCGCGGACCTCGGGCAGATCAAGCTCAACGACGACGAGCCGGGCCTCGCCACCTACGACCCCGGCTTCGTGAACACGGCCTCCTGTCGAAGCGCCATCACCTATATCGACGGCGACAAGGGCATCCTCGAGTACCGCGGGTACCCGATCGAGCAGCTCGCCGAGAAGTCGAACTTCCTCGAGGTGGCCTATCTCCTCATCCACGGCGACCTGCCCACCAAGGAGCAGTACGAGCAGTGGGTGCACGAGATCACCTTCCACACGTTCGTGCATGAGAACGTGAAGACGTTCATGCAGGGCTTCCGCTACGACGCGCACCCGATGGGGATGCTGATGGCGTCGGTGGGGGCCCTGTCGACGTTCTACCCCGAGTCGAGCCGCATCGACGACCCCGACAACCGCCACATCCAGATCGTCCGGATGATCGCCAAGATGCCGACCCTCGGCGCCTGGTCCTTCCGCCACGCGCAGGGCAAGCCGTACGTCTACCCCGACAACGAGCTGTCGTACGCCGAGAACTTCCTCTCGATGCTGTTCAAGATGAGCGAGACGAAGTACGCCGCGGACCCGCGCATCGCCAAGGCGCTCGACGTGCTCTTCATCCTGCACGCCGACCACGAGCAGAACTGCTCGACCAACGCGGTCCGCTCGGTGGGCTCCTCGCAGGTCGACCCCTACTCGGCCGTCTCCGCCGGCATCGGCGCCCTGTTCGGCCCGCTCCACGGCGGCGCCAACGAGGCGGTGCTGCGGATGCTGCGCCGGATCGGCACCAAGGACAACATCCCCGCCTTCATCGAGGGCGTGAAGAACGGCGAAGAGCGCCTGATGGGCTTCGGCCACCGGGTCTACAAGAACTACGACCCGCGCGCGAAGATCATCAAGAAGGCCTGCGACGACGTCTTCGAGGTCACCGGGGTCAACCCGCTGCTCGAGGTCGCCCAGGAGCTGGAGAAGATCGCGCTCGAGGACGAGTACTTCGTCAAGCGCAAGCTCTACCCCAACGTCGACTTCTACTCCGGGCTCATCTACGAGGCCCTCGAGTTCCCGCCGGAGATGTTCACGGTCCTGTTCGCGATCGGCCGCACCCCCGGCTGGCTCGCGCAGTGGCTGGAGCTCGTGCAGGACAAGGAGCAGAAGATCGCGCGCCCGAAGCAGATCTACACCGGCGCGCGCACGCTCGACTTCGTCCCCGCCGAGCAGCGCTGGGCCTGA
- a CDS encoding Uma2 family endonuclease produces the protein MSVAIQPGDIRPSDEAQRFPMTWEEYLEADVVPSEYYEGALVVAAQPSQRHQNIEFRLQMILHQHVAPGTQVTRGWGWIPSGVREEVGPDLMVHDVTDEQRALSGTPHLIVEIVSTNRARDMIAKVQRYAAWGAPCYWIVDPRDHEVVTMDLVDGIYVQTARFTSGQATLRYGEVEVPVDVDALLA, from the coding sequence ATGAGCGTGGCGATCCAGCCCGGTGACATCCGGCCCAGCGACGAGGCGCAGCGCTTTCCGATGACCTGGGAGGAATACCTCGAAGCGGATGTGGTCCCGAGCGAGTACTACGAAGGAGCACTCGTCGTGGCCGCACAGCCCTCACAGCGTCACCAGAACATCGAGTTCCGGCTGCAGATGATCCTGCACCAGCATGTGGCTCCGGGCACCCAGGTGACCCGAGGCTGGGGCTGGATCCCCTCGGGCGTCCGGGAGGAGGTCGGCCCGGACCTGATGGTCCACGACGTGACCGACGAGCAGCGAGCGCTGTCGGGGACGCCGCACCTGATCGTGGAGATCGTGTCCACCAACCGGGCCCGGGACATGATCGCCAAGGTGCAGCGCTACGCCGCCTGGGGCGCACCCTGCTACTGGATCGTCGATCCCCGCGACCACGAGGTCGTGACCATGGACCTGGTCGACGGCATCTACGTCCAGACCGCCCGCTTCACCAGCGGCCAGGCGACCCTGCGCTACGGCGAGGTCGAGGTTCCGGTCGACGTCGACGCACTCCTCGCCTGA
- a CDS encoding M1 family metallopeptidase — protein sequence MGRLTAVPQLPTADPYLPGHGDPSYAVRHYDLDLAYVPDGNRLTGTAVLDLVVLQDTPRLVLDLAGLRAGKLRLDGARVKKWSARERRLVLQLDRSVAAGTPLRLTVVYGGSPKPVIDRRHGDAGWEELEDGVIVAAQPHGAPTWFPCNDRPDDKATYRITLAAPTGYAVVSNGTLAAHQRHASAESWTYVMDRPMSTYLATVQIGRYATTDHGPRTRTIAPPDADLAGSFDQQPAMLEFFERVFGPYPYDGYTAVITDDDLEIPLESQSLSTFGRNYCKPDWSHVRLIAHELAHQWYGNAVTLRRWRDIWLHEGFACYAEWLWSEESGGPRTCDAWARHHHERLADLPQDLVLADPGPELMFDDRVYKRGALALHALRVAVGDEAFFGVLRDWAGSRAGESVTTDDFLDFASARTGTDVAGLLRPWLYDVALPGFPQG from the coding sequence GTGGGCCGACTGACCGCCGTGCCGCAGCTCCCCACCGCCGATCCGTACCTGCCCGGCCACGGCGACCCGTCGTACGCGGTCCGGCACTACGACCTCGACCTCGCCTACGTCCCCGACGGCAACCGGCTGACCGGGACGGCGGTCCTCGACCTCGTCGTGCTCCAGGACACCCCGCGACTGGTGCTCGACCTCGCCGGCCTCCGCGCCGGCAAGCTGCGCCTCGACGGCGCCCGCGTCAAGAAGTGGTCGGCCCGCGAGCGGCGGCTGGTCCTGCAGCTCGACCGCTCGGTGGCCGCGGGCACGCCCTTGAGGCTGACCGTGGTCTACGGCGGGTCGCCGAAGCCGGTCATCGACCGCCGGCACGGCGACGCCGGCTGGGAGGAGCTCGAGGACGGCGTCATCGTCGCGGCTCAGCCCCACGGCGCGCCCACGTGGTTCCCGTGCAACGACCGGCCCGACGACAAGGCGACGTACCGGATCACGCTGGCGGCGCCCACCGGCTACGCCGTCGTGTCCAACGGCACGCTCGCGGCCCACCAGCGCCACGCGAGCGCCGAGAGCTGGACCTACGTGATGGACCGGCCGATGTCGACCTACCTGGCCACGGTCCAGATCGGCCGCTACGCCACGACCGACCACGGCCCGCGCACCCGCACCATCGCGCCGCCGGACGCCGACCTCGCCGGCTCCTTCGACCAGCAGCCGGCGATGCTGGAGTTCTTCGAGCGGGTCTTCGGGCCGTACCCCTACGACGGGTACACCGCCGTCATCACCGACGACGACCTCGAGATCCCGCTGGAGAGCCAGAGCCTGTCGACCTTCGGCCGCAACTACTGCAAGCCGGACTGGTCGCACGTGCGGCTGATCGCCCACGAGCTCGCCCACCAGTGGTACGGCAACGCCGTCACCCTGCGCCGCTGGCGCGACATCTGGCTGCACGAGGGCTTCGCCTGCTACGCCGAGTGGCTGTGGTCGGAGGAGAGCGGCGGCCCGCGCACCTGCGACGCGTGGGCCCGCCACCACCACGAGCGACTCGCCGACCTGCCGCAGGACCTCGTCCTCGCCGATCCCGGGCCGGAGCTGATGTTCGACGACCGCGTCTACAAGCGCGGCGCCCTGGCCCTGCACGCGTTGCGCGTGGCTGTCGGCGACGAGGCCTTCTTCGGCGTCCTCCGCGACTGGGCCGGGTCACGGGCGGGGGAGTCCGTCACCACCGACGACTTCCTCGACTTCGCCTCCGCCCGCACCGGCACCGACGTCGCCGGGCTGCTCCGGCCGTGGCTGTACGACGTCGCTCTGCCCGGTTTTCCACAGGGTTGA
- a CDS encoding AMP-binding protein yields MSATTQPSAESPDIAHRAWPPANPPEPTYVEDRLNYWAEATPDAEAMTYLGRTWTWREWADRVHRAAGGLRDLGIARGDVVSFLDKNHPACVEISLAAGSIGAANAIINWRSAGDEIDYAVNDSGAKVLFVGRELMPTIEAIRDRLPNVQTIIEVTPRVARTTRTSGSWPRPRPATTGPTCSRTTSAW; encoded by the coding sequence GTGAGCGCGACGACCCAGCCATCTGCCGAGTCCCCCGACATCGCCCATCGAGCCTGGCCGCCGGCGAACCCGCCCGAGCCGACGTACGTCGAGGACCGGCTCAACTACTGGGCGGAGGCCACGCCCGACGCCGAGGCGATGACCTATCTCGGCCGCACCTGGACCTGGCGGGAGTGGGCCGACCGGGTGCACCGCGCGGCGGGCGGCCTGCGCGACCTCGGCATCGCCCGCGGCGACGTGGTGTCCTTCCTCGACAAGAACCACCCGGCCTGCGTGGAGATCAGCCTGGCCGCCGGGTCGATCGGCGCCGCCAACGCGATCATCAACTGGCGCTCGGCCGGCGACGAGATCGACTACGCCGTCAACGACTCCGGCGCGAAGGTGCTCTTCGTCGGGCGCGAGCTGATGCCGACCATCGAGGCGATCCGCGACCGGCTCCCCAACGTGCAGACGATCATCGAGGTCACCCCGAGGGTGGCGAGGACGACGCGTACGAGCGGTTCCTGGCCGCGGCCCCGCCCTGCGACGACGGGCCCGACGTGCTCGAGGACGACGTCTGCCTGGTGA
- a CDS encoding AMP-binding protein yields MLEDDVCLVMYSSGTTGRPKGVMLTHRNMVRHTINAHDGWGFEPGDKSMVAMPLFHVGGSSYVLFGIHDGIPSVMTREPDAASLAGAILAGANRTFLVPAVLAQVLQAGPDAIKLFGALKTYTYGAAPMPPPLLRAAMEAWPETDFIQVYGLTEVAGVATHLMPEDHRTAEADGHPERLVSAGKPLPECEVRIVDPATLQDLDTGEHGEIWLKTPQLMKGFLNKPEATAEVITSDGWFRTGDMGHVDEDGYVFVSDRLKDMIITGGENVYSPEVERVLSEHPGVLEVAVIGVPDPTWGESVKAVVALKEGSDASEVELIEWTRERLAHFKAPKTVDITEALPRNPTGKILKRELRRPYWEEQQRQV; encoded by the coding sequence GTGCTCGAGGACGACGTCTGCCTGGTGATGTACTCCTCCGGCACGACCGGGCGGCCCAAGGGCGTGATGCTCACGCACCGCAACATGGTCCGGCACACGATCAACGCCCACGACGGCTGGGGCTTCGAGCCCGGGGACAAGTCGATGGTGGCCATGCCGCTGTTCCACGTCGGCGGGTCGTCGTACGTCCTCTTCGGCATCCACGACGGCATTCCCAGCGTGATGACCCGCGAGCCGGACGCCGCCTCCCTGGCCGGCGCGATCCTGGCCGGCGCCAACCGCACCTTCCTCGTGCCCGCCGTGCTGGCGCAGGTGCTGCAGGCCGGGCCGGACGCGATCAAGCTCTTCGGCGCGCTGAAGACCTACACGTACGGCGCCGCGCCGATGCCGCCGCCGCTGCTGCGCGCCGCGATGGAGGCATGGCCGGAGACCGACTTCATCCAGGTCTACGGGCTCACCGAGGTCGCCGGCGTCGCCACCCACCTGATGCCCGAGGACCACCGCACCGCCGAGGCCGACGGCCACCCCGAGCGGCTGGTCTCCGCCGGGAAGCCGCTGCCGGAGTGCGAGGTCCGCATCGTCGACCCGGCGACCCTGCAGGATCTCGACACCGGCGAGCACGGCGAGATCTGGCTCAAGACCCCGCAGCTGATGAAGGGCTTCCTCAACAAGCCGGAGGCCACCGCGGAGGTGATCACGTCCGACGGCTGGTTCCGCACGGGCGACATGGGCCATGTCGACGAGGACGGCTATGTGTTCGTCTCGGACCGGCTCAAGGACATGATCATCACCGGCGGCGAGAACGTGTACTCCCCCGAGGTCGAGCGGGTCCTCTCCGAGCACCCCGGCGTGCTCGAGGTCGCCGTGATCGGCGTCCCCGACCCGACCTGGGGCGAGTCGGTCAAGGCCGTCGTCGCGCTCAAGGAGGGCTCGGACGCCAGCGAGGTCGAGCTGATCGAGTGGACCCGCGAGCGCCTCGCCCACTTCAAGGCCCCCAAGACCGTCGACATCACCGAGGCGCTCCCCCGCAACCCCACCGGCAAGATCCTCAAGCGGGAGCTGCGCAGGCCGTACTGGGAGGAGCAGCAGCGCCAGGTCTAG